A stretch of the uncultured Desulfobacter sp. genome encodes the following:
- a CDS encoding ABC transporter ATP-binding protein yields the protein MTEKAIYVKHATKHFGDFKAVHNLSFEVNKATCFGLLGPNGAGKTTMMNMLTGRVRADSDNGRIINVLGYDPAKNELEIRYLSGIVPQENNLDVELSVSQNLYIYSKFYGLPHNVASRRISELLEFMELTEKKTARIRELSGGMQRRLVIARALINSPHLLILDEPTTGLDPQVRQAIWDKMRMLKKTGVTIVLTTHYMDEAAQLCDDLIIMHKGEKILQGQPYALISKNLEPYVLEILNTDVFSTIETKGFRTEETAGRLMLYGDRLSSLETVTEPLNPGDFFLRPVNLEDLFLKVTGRTLHD from the coding sequence ATGACAGAAAAAGCAATATATGTAAAACATGCTACCAAACACTTCGGAGATTTCAAAGCGGTTCATAATCTTTCCTTTGAAGTAAACAAGGCTACCTGTTTCGGATTATTGGGTCCCAATGGAGCAGGTAAAACCACAATGATGAACATGCTGACCGGACGGGTCAGGGCAGATTCAGATAATGGTCGAATAATTAATGTCTTGGGTTATGATCCGGCCAAAAATGAACTCGAAATCCGATATCTTTCCGGAATTGTGCCCCAGGAAAACAATCTCGATGTTGAGCTTTCAGTTTCCCAAAATTTGTATATTTACAGTAAATTTTATGGCCTGCCCCACAATGTTGCCAGCCGGCGTATCAGCGAGCTGCTTGAATTTATGGAACTTACCGAAAAAAAAACGGCCCGTATTAGAGAATTGTCCGGCGGTATGCAAAGGCGTCTGGTCATTGCCAGAGCCTTGATCAACTCCCCTCACCTCCTTATTTTGGACGAGCCTACCACCGGCTTAGATCCGCAGGTACGGCAAGCCATTTGGGATAAAATGAGGATGCTCAAAAAAACCGGTGTGACAATTGTCCTGACCACCCATTACATGGATGAAGCCGCCCAATTATGCGATGACCTGATCATTATGCACAAAGGCGAAAAAATTCTTCAGGGGCAGCCCTACGCTCTAATCTCAAAAAATTTGGAACCATACGTACTGGAAATTCTGAATACCGATGTTTTTTCGACGATTGAAACGAAAGGGTTTCGGACTGAAGAAACAGCCGGTAGGCTTATGCTTTATGGTGATAGGTTATCTTCACTGGAAACAGTGACCGAGCCACTCAACCCAGGCGATTTTTTTCTAAGACCGGTCAATTTGGAAGATTTGTTTTTAAAAGTAACCGGGAGAACCTTGCATGACTGA
- a CDS encoding NERD domain-containing protein → MFSNFFIYFIIVAALIAIARTPFFKGFIGELLVNILSGLMLDKKTYRLIRNVTLPTDDGSTQIDHVIVSKYGIFVVETKNMKGWIFGGEKQKTWTQVIYKTKTKFQNPLRQNYKHVKTLEGLLCLPADCFYSVIVFMGDCKFKTPMPENVLFPLEYISYVKSKLTHRLEDDQVDQVVQAIEQFRFDRSLKTHINHARHVKELMAEKKKVNLCPKCGSPLVVRIAKKGPNAGNEFWGCSDFPKCRYTAPMESSVKSDED, encoded by the coding sequence ATGTTCAGTAATTTTTTCATTTACTTTATCATCGTGGCTGCTCTGATCGCCATCGCACGAACCCCCTTTTTTAAGGGCTTTATCGGGGAATTACTTGTCAACATACTGTCTGGGCTGATGCTCGATAAAAAAACGTACAGGCTAATCAGAAATGTTACTTTACCAACCGATGATGGCAGCACTCAGATTGATCATGTTATCGTATCCAAATATGGCATATTCGTTGTTGAAACCAAAAACATGAAAGGCTGGATTTTCGGCGGAGAGAAGCAGAAAACATGGACCCAGGTAATTTACAAGACCAAAACAAAATTCCAGAATCCGCTTCGCCAGAATTATAAGCATGTGAAGACCCTTGAGGGACTACTATGCCTCCCCGCTGACTGTTTCTATTCCGTCATTGTTTTTATGGGTGATTGTAAGTTCAAAACACCTATGCCGGAAAATGTGTTGTTCCCTCTGGAATACATCAGCTATGTAAAATCCAAACTCACACACCGACTTGAAGATGATCAGGTGGACCAGGTAGTTCAAGCAATAGAGCAATTTCGTTTTGACCGATCGCTGAAAACGCATATTAACCACGCCCGACATGTTAAAGAACTGATGGCAGAGAAGAAGAAGGTAAACCTGTGCCCTAAATGCGGGAGTCCGCTTGTGGTCCGGATAGCGAAAAAGGGGCCAAATGCTGGGAATGAATTTTGGGGCTGCTCAGATTTTCCCAAGTGCCGGTATACAGCTCCGATGGAAAGTAGCGTGAAAAGTGACGAGGACTGA
- a CDS encoding transporter substrate-binding domain-containing protein has protein sequence MMNRTKFNLFIIPILLIVISATGSSGHEGLQHVIKSASEFDYPPFSIVKEGGEADGFSVELLKEVALASGLNISFEVGPWNQIKQKLIDRKIDVLPLVSYSLKRDTYFDFSAPYIRMHGTIFVRKGETSIRSESDLKNKQVLVMNGDTAHEYAVKNELTDNLVLTPSFEQAFNDLSNGKADAVIIQQLVGHQLIKKLGITSIIDVSSIKDKDLKPIIHPLAGFEQKFCIAVSEGNKDLLQHINEGLMLVIANGTYEKLYNKWFGPILPKPTLNFWETLKLILSIIVPVIVALCFLGILFLKREVKRRTDHLKNEIESHQKTNEALLESKAMFQAAMDYSQAGIAIAKAPDGKLIYVNDSALNIRGEARAKIVDGVGIEQYVASWQILHFDGTPYKEDEVPLARAILFGETCSEEFIVKRPDQEDRIVWANAAPIKNEKGEIIYGIVVFLDITKRKKAEQENKINRIRLDISNEIAVMPDASEKKIFGYVLERMLELSDSKLGFLGYLSPDEKEMQIHNWSTSAMVECAIHDKPIKFPIAEAGIWGEPVRNRQPIILNDFNENHPSRKGYPDGHVNISRFMSVPVFDADRIVAVAAVANKPTPYLEIDTQQLTFLMVSTWEHIQQFRFQQEKINLQTQIRQAQRVESIGNLAGGIAHDFNNILCPIIGMSELLLEDLPSNSIERENAEEIYKAGERGRDLVQQILAFSRQSDQKKMPTRIQSVLKEVLKLSKSTIPSYVEIKQSIQADCGFVMADPTQIHQVAMNLITNAFHSVEANGGKISVTLKETTGETGELPDSDIQSDKYAVLSVSDTGHGMSRDIQNKIFDPYFTTKKHGKGTGLGLSVVHGIVSEHGGTITVSSEIDKGTKFHVYLPLMDQTIEPVTINTLKIPHGKGERILLVDDEESVANLEKQILERLGYQVNHRINSVEAFEAFAADASRFDLVVTDMSMPNMTGDQLAKEMLAIRPDIPIIICTGFSERVNKEQAKSLGVKGFLMKPVVKSNMAQMVRSVLDEAPKNR, from the coding sequence ATGATGAATCGAACTAAATTTAATCTGTTTATCATTCCAATATTATTAATCGTTATTTCTGCAACTGGCAGCAGTGGCCATGAAGGTTTACAGCACGTTATTAAATCTGCCAGTGAATTTGATTACCCTCCATTTTCTATCGTCAAAGAAGGTGGCGAGGCGGATGGTTTTTCAGTTGAACTGCTGAAAGAAGTCGCTCTTGCATCGGGATTGAATATCTCATTTGAAGTGGGTCCTTGGAACCAGATCAAACAAAAATTAATTGATAGAAAGATCGATGTCCTGCCCTTGGTGTCTTACTCTTTGAAACGTGACACCTACTTTGATTTTTCAGCCCCGTATATAAGAATGCACGGTACTATTTTCGTCCGAAAAGGCGAAACTTCTATTCGGAGTGAGTCTGATCTGAAAAATAAACAGGTCCTTGTGATGAATGGAGATACCGCACACGAATATGCGGTTAAGAACGAACTGACAGATAACTTGGTACTCACCCCAAGTTTTGAGCAGGCCTTTAACGATCTTTCAAACGGCAAAGCAGATGCCGTCATCATACAGCAGTTGGTGGGGCACCAGTTAATCAAAAAATTAGGAATAACAAGTATTATTGACGTTAGCTCGATTAAAGATAAAGACCTGAAGCCGATCATTCATCCACTGGCTGGGTTTGAACAAAAATTCTGCATAGCGGTTTCAGAAGGGAATAAAGACTTACTCCAGCACATTAATGAGGGGTTAATGCTTGTTATCGCAAACGGCACCTATGAAAAACTTTACAATAAATGGTTCGGGCCCATTCTGCCAAAACCAACTCTTAATTTTTGGGAGACACTTAAGCTGATATTGAGCATCATTGTCCCCGTTATCGTTGCATTGTGTTTTTTGGGCATATTGTTTTTGAAAAGAGAAGTCAAAAGACGCACAGACCATTTGAAAAATGAAATTGAATCACATCAAAAAACGAATGAAGCCCTGCTGGAAAGTAAAGCCATGTTCCAAGCCGCCATGGACTACAGCCAGGCTGGCATTGCCATTGCAAAAGCGCCTGACGGAAAACTGATTTACGTGAATGATTCAGCATTGAACATCAGAGGTGAGGCCAGAGCAAAAATAGTCGATGGTGTTGGCATAGAACAATATGTGGCCAGTTGGCAGATACTGCATTTTGATGGGACCCCATACAAAGAAGATGAGGTGCCGCTGGCCCGTGCCATACTGTTTGGTGAAACCTGTTCCGAAGAATTTATTGTAAAACGGCCGGATCAGGAAGACAGAATTGTGTGGGCCAATGCGGCACCGATAAAAAATGAAAAGGGGGAAATCATTTATGGTATTGTCGTGTTCCTGGATATTACCAAACGAAAAAAAGCGGAGCAGGAAAACAAAATAAACAGAATCCGCCTGGATATCAGCAATGAAATTGCGGTCATGCCGGATGCCTCTGAAAAGAAAATATTCGGATATGTTTTAGAAAGAATGTTAGAGCTTTCAGACAGTAAACTCGGCTTTTTGGGGTATCTCTCCCCAGATGAAAAGGAGATGCAGATTCACAACTGGTCAACGAGTGCCATGGTTGAGTGTGCGATCCACGACAAACCCATCAAATTTCCAATCGCTGAAGCGGGCATCTGGGGTGAACCCGTGAGAAATCGTCAACCAATCATTTTAAATGATTTCAATGAGAACCATCCATCAAGAAAGGGATATCCGGATGGCCATGTAAATATTTCCCGTTTCATGTCAGTGCCTGTGTTTGACGCGGATCGGATTGTTGCCGTTGCTGCGGTAGCCAATAAACCGACCCCCTATCTGGAGATTGACACCCAGCAATTGACTTTTTTGATGGTAAGCACCTGGGAGCATATTCAACAGTTTCGGTTTCAGCAGGAAAAGATCAACTTGCAGACTCAAATCAGACAGGCTCAGAGGGTTGAGTCCATTGGAAATTTGGCTGGCGGAATCGCACATGATTTTAACAATATTTTATGTCCAATCATAGGGATGTCTGAACTGCTTCTTGAAGATCTACCGTCAAATAGTATTGAACGAGAAAATGCTGAAGAAATTTACAAGGCCGGGGAAAGAGGACGGGATCTGGTGCAGCAGATACTTGCCTTCAGCCGTCAGTCGGATCAGAAAAAGATGCCAACTCGTATTCAGTCTGTTCTCAAAGAAGTGTTGAAGCTTTCCAAATCAACAATTCCCTCTTACGTTGAAATCAAACAAAGCATCCAGGCAGACTGCGGCTTTGTTATGGCAGACCCTACACAGATACATCAGGTTGCGATGAATCTGATTACCAACGCATTTCATTCTGTGGAGGCCAACGGGGGAAAAATTTCAGTCACCCTTAAAGAAACAACGGGGGAAACAGGGGAACTTCCCGACAGCGATATTCAATCTGACAAATATGCTGTTTTATCTGTCTCTGACACAGGACACGGAATGTCTCGTGATATTCAGAATAAGATCTTCGATCCATATTTTACGACCAAAAAACACGGGAAAGGAACAGGGCTTGGGCTTTCTGTTGTTCATGGTATCGTTAGTGAACATGGCGGAACAATAACAGTTTCCAGCGAAATCGACAAAGGAACAAAGTTTCATGTGTATCTTCCCCTGATGGATCAAACGATTGAGCCGGTAACCATTAATACGTTGAAAATTCCGCATGGGAAAGGAGAGCGTATTCTGCTGGTGGATGATGAAGAATCTGTTGCAAACCTTGAAAAACAGATTCTTGAGCGTCTTGGTTATCAAGTAAACCATCGAATCAATTCAGTTGAAGCATTTGAGGCGTTTGCAGCAGATGCATCCCGCTTCGATTTAGTGGTCACAGATATGTCAATGCCGAACATGACCGGTGATCAACTTGCCAAAGAGATGTTGGCAATAAGGCCGGATATCCCGATTATCATCTGTACAGGGTTCAGCGAAAGGGTTAACAAGGAACAAGCCAAATCATTAGGGGTAAAAGGTTTTTTAATGAAACCTGTTGTGAAATCAAATATGGCTCAGATGGTTAGAAGCGTGTTGGATGAAGCCCCAAAAAACAGATAA
- a CDS encoding diguanylate cyclase, producing the protein MKTFKISEIPIRLSLFIIICFGLIPSLFFMGFQYIDIKRKIEAGRNLHLADIKQQLKMEVKIDYEICNALHAVKIKRLKRSIKSAMDIVFSMVETEYHMHEHTMEPLQIADLIHDQLQCVRLFSEGGYFFILSTKGRVELYPPDLSQEGLSWLNLEDSNGKRIVREMIHLAQTAGGGFLEYAWPVSKDPSKSRKKTSYVRIFEPLNWIIGTGEYIQNIENEIQEEIIESKRQHNIMEDDISFISDLEGKLTVGKTLGFGNLSTTAIKQAIEQIDRTSLKSSGDFFRLSTIGKDGNEYDMLGFAKYYLPWGWIGGKIVNLNIMENRTDFLKKRLKKEMIGEFTFMLLTLIFAISFVFMIGKYYAWQVKKHMSEFEAFFENASKKKEQIKLEKVQFEELKTLGRTANEMVSKRIDQQEKIEQVNLKLKHTNQKLRELANVDGLTNLANRRFFNSLIEKEWHRAARERQKITLGMLDIDFFKRYNDTYGHQMGDDCLIKVGTILKEAMRRPADLAARYGGEEFVILLPSTTLEGGKSTAESIRQQVQALNIPHSGSPFGRVSFSMGLACITPSPQKSPQYLLELADKALYKAKETRDQIICMKE; encoded by the coding sequence ATGAAAACTTTTAAAATTTCAGAAATCCCTATTCGACTGTCCCTATTTATCATTATTTGTTTTGGCCTAATACCATCATTATTTTTTATGGGCTTCCAGTACATTGACATCAAGCGGAAAATTGAAGCTGGAAGGAATCTCCATTTGGCTGATATTAAACAGCAATTAAAAATGGAAGTGAAAATTGATTATGAAATATGCAACGCCCTGCATGCCGTAAAAATCAAGAGGCTTAAACGTTCAATCAAATCAGCGATGGACATAGTTTTTAGCATGGTGGAAACAGAATATCATATGCATGAACACACCATGGAGCCTCTGCAAATAGCCGATCTAATTCATGACCAATTACAATGTGTTCGCCTTTTTAGTGAAGGAGGATATTTTTTCATTCTTTCGACCAAAGGGAGGGTAGAATTATATCCACCGGATTTGTCTCAGGAAGGCCTTTCCTGGCTTAACCTTGAAGATTCCAACGGAAAACGAATCGTTCGGGAAATGATTCACTTGGCTCAAACAGCAGGAGGGGGATTCTTGGAATACGCATGGCCTGTTTCAAAAGATCCCAGTAAAAGCAGGAAAAAGACTTCATACGTTCGGATTTTTGAACCATTGAACTGGATCATTGGCACAGGGGAATATATACAAAACATTGAAAATGAAATCCAGGAAGAAATCATAGAATCCAAGCGCCAGCACAATATCATGGAAGACGACATCTCTTTCATTTCGGATCTCGAGGGTAAGTTAACCGTAGGAAAAACGTTAGGGTTTGGTAACTTGTCTACTACAGCAATCAAGCAAGCTATAGAACAGATAGATCGAACCAGTCTGAAATCTTCCGGCGATTTTTTTAGGCTTTCCACTATAGGGAAAGACGGTAACGAGTATGACATGTTAGGATTTGCCAAATATTATTTACCTTGGGGATGGATTGGAGGAAAGATAGTAAATCTCAATATAATGGAAAATAGAACCGATTTCTTAAAAAAGAGATTAAAAAAGGAAATGATAGGCGAATTTACATTTATGCTGCTTACCCTAATCTTTGCTATTTCCTTTGTGTTTATGATAGGAAAATACTATGCGTGGCAAGTAAAAAAACATATGTCTGAATTCGAGGCATTTTTTGAAAACGCCAGTAAGAAAAAAGAACAAATAAAGCTTGAAAAGGTTCAGTTTGAAGAACTTAAAACGCTAGGACGAACTGCCAATGAAATGGTCAGCAAACGGATAGACCAACAAGAGAAGATTGAACAAGTCAACCTCAAATTGAAACATACAAACCAAAAGCTTAGAGAGCTCGCAAATGTGGACGGGTTGACCAATTTAGCCAACCGGCGTTTCTTCAACAGTCTTATTGAAAAAGAGTGGCACAGGGCGGCAAGAGAAAGACAAAAAATTACCCTTGGAATGCTGGATATTGATTTTTTTAAACGTTACAATGATACCTATGGTCACCAAATGGGGGATGATTGCCTTATCAAGGTAGGAACGATTCTCAAAGAGGCTATGAGGCGACCGGCAGACCTCGCGGCGCGTTATGGCGGTGAAGAATTTGTAATTCTTTTGCCTTCTACAACTTTGGAAGGAGGTAAAAGCACTGCTGAAAGCATACGGCAGCAGGTACAAGCACTTAATATCCCACATAGTGGGTCTCCTTTTGGTAGAGTTAGTTTTAGTATGGGGCTTGCTTGTATCACTCCCAGTCCCCAAAAATCACCTCAATACCTATTGGAATTGGCTGACAAAGCACTTTATAAGGCTAAAGAAACCCGTGATCAAATCATATGTATGAAGGAATGA
- a CDS encoding putative Na+/H+ antiporter, whose product MKLRFSIMFIIFVLLTATFANAGGEELVPDMAGQILPPSFASYNDGGVDGIGAILKHRIHHTPFNIVATLIFLAAVVHTFLSSKFLYYAHKWKSEHQKKIEVGKASETSTSLRAEIFHFLGEVEVVFGLWAVVLTVAIVLFYDWGTCVHYISGVNYTEPMFVVVIMTLASSRPILYFSEKIMSRVAKIFQGTLAAWWLTIMTLGPILGSFITEPAAMTISAMLLARKFYDLQPSHKFKYATIALLFVNISVGGTFTHFAAPPVLMVAAPWGWDFAFMFTTFGWKAVVGIIICNSLVFLVFKKELRALEKKFKLTVLKAEIKDKYIHSDSIKNDLKIAEKRISDDLHDEFQRIKYSAKKSTMINCEIDDADHILLADTFEQEFENLKIQQMSVSTPGMLPRDKRPMLVDPNWDQRLGDVPGWIIAVHVVFMVWTIANAHYPAIFVSGMLFFIGFSHVTWPFQNNVNLKSPMLVGFFLGGLVIHGGLQGWWIAPVLGSLGELPLMLSAIILTAFNDNAAITYLSTLVPGLTNSLKYAVVSGAVTGGGLTVIANAPNPAGQALLKKYFSNGISPILLLIYAFIPTVIMSLCFLFLRI is encoded by the coding sequence ATGAAATTACGATTTTCAATCATGTTTATAATTTTTGTTTTACTGACTGCCACCTTTGCGAATGCAGGTGGGGAAGAATTAGTCCCTGATATGGCTGGTCAAATACTTCCACCAAGTTTTGCCAGTTATAATGATGGTGGTGTTGATGGTATAGGCGCAATCCTGAAGCATCGAATTCATCATACTCCTTTTAACATAGTCGCCACCCTTATTTTTTTGGCCGCTGTAGTCCATACCTTTCTCAGTAGTAAATTTCTCTATTATGCACATAAATGGAAATCCGAACATCAAAAAAAAATAGAAGTGGGCAAGGCTTCAGAAACATCCACCAGTCTCCGTGCGGAAATATTTCACTTTCTAGGCGAAGTTGAGGTTGTATTTGGCTTGTGGGCCGTGGTGCTGACTGTTGCGATAGTTCTTTTTTACGACTGGGGCACCTGTGTCCACTATATTAGCGGTGTCAATTACACGGAGCCCATGTTTGTTGTCGTTATCATGACCCTTGCTTCCTCTCGCCCTATTTTATATTTTTCTGAAAAAATTATGAGTCGTGTAGCAAAAATTTTTCAAGGAACTTTGGCTGCCTGGTGGTTGACCATTATGACCCTGGGACCGATCCTGGGCTCATTCATAACTGAACCGGCGGCAATGACTATTTCAGCCATGCTGCTTGCCCGAAAATTCTACGATTTACAGCCAAGTCATAAATTTAAATATGCTACTATCGCGTTGCTGTTTGTTAATATTTCGGTTGGTGGAACCTTTACCCATTTTGCAGCACCTCCGGTTCTTATGGTCGCGGCACCATGGGGCTGGGATTTTGCCTTCATGTTTACCACCTTTGGCTGGAAGGCCGTTGTAGGCATTATTATTTGCAATTCACTGGTTTTTCTTGTGTTCAAAAAAGAACTTCGCGCACTTGAAAAAAAATTTAAGTTAACGGTGCTCAAAGCTGAGATCAAGGACAAATATATTCACAGCGATTCTATTAAAAATGATCTTAAAATAGCTGAAAAGCGTATCAGTGATGATTTGCACGATGAATTTCAAAGGATTAAATACTCCGCCAAAAAGTCCACAATGATAAATTGTGAAATAGATGACGCAGACCATATTTTGCTGGCTGACACGTTTGAACAGGAGTTTGAAAATCTTAAAATCCAACAAATGAGTGTTTCCACACCAGGGATGCTGCCAAGAGATAAACGGCCCATGCTCGTTGATCCTAACTGGGATCAACGATTAGGCGACGTTCCTGGATGGATTATTGCAGTCCATGTTGTCTTTATGGTTTGGACCATTGCTAATGCACACTATCCGGCTATCTTTGTTTCAGGCATGCTATTTTTTATTGGCTTTAGCCATGTGACCTGGCCATTCCAAAATAATGTCAACTTGAAGTCTCCGATGTTAGTAGGCTTTTTTCTGGGAGGGCTGGTTATCCACGGTGGTCTCCAAGGGTGGTGGATTGCGCCAGTACTCGGCAGCCTGGGAGAACTTCCCCTTATGTTGAGCGCAATAATACTCACAGCCTTTAACGACAATGCGGCCATAACTTACTTGAGTACCTTGGTACCCGGTCTCACAAATAGTCTGAAATATGCCGTGGTGTCCGGTGCTGTTACTGGTGGTGGCCTTACCGTGATTGCTAATGCCCCAAACCCTGCTGGACAGGCCTTATTGAAAAAATATTTTAGTAACGGAATCTCTCCAATACTCCTACTAATTTATGCATTTATTCCTACAGTCATTATGTCATTATGTTTTCTTTTCTTAAGAATTTAA
- a CDS encoding diguanylate cyclase translates to MTFVKTDILDALENGVIITDQDLKLLFWNRWLSVRTGISQEKAQGKRLPELFPDTSFSILKRKIRIAFTLKSPSFMNASVEKYVIPIKLKKITKSIFRFMRQDCVINTLDDTQVAILIYDATPLLEANAIIETQLKIEEKQARTDGLTQCYNKTMFNKLLSIEIKKGNCHGYTFSIIILDIDNFKSVNDTFGHLVGDSVLKQVATICSKNIRKGDVFARWGGEEFCILLSQTTLKNAIAVADKLRRIVDAHDFGEAGRQQCSFGVAEYPKNNQQATLVRQADEALYHAKHNGKNRVAAYLDNRNFTLTP, encoded by the coding sequence GTGACCTTTGTAAAAACTGACATTCTTGATGCTCTGGAAAATGGGGTTATCATTACAGATCAGGATTTGAAGTTACTGTTCTGGAATAGATGGCTGTCCGTTCGTACAGGAATCAGTCAAGAAAAAGCACAAGGAAAGCGCTTGCCAGAATTGTTTCCAGATACTTCATTTTCCATCCTAAAACGTAAAATCCGTATCGCGTTCACTCTAAAATCCCCATCTTTCATGAACGCATCCGTGGAAAAATACGTTATTCCAATCAAACTGAAAAAAATTACGAAATCTATTTTTCGTTTCATGCGCCAGGATTGCGTTATCAATACTCTGGATGACACCCAAGTTGCCATTCTGATATATGATGCCACTCCATTACTGGAAGCAAATGCAATTATTGAGACTCAACTCAAGATAGAGGAAAAACAGGCGCGCACGGACGGTCTTACCCAATGCTACAACAAAACAATGTTTAATAAGCTTCTCTCTATAGAAATAAAAAAAGGAAACTGTCATGGCTACACCTTTTCCATAATTATTTTAGACATTGATAATTTTAAGTCAGTGAATGATACTTTTGGACATTTGGTAGGGGATTCTGTTCTTAAACAAGTAGCAACCATTTGCTCTAAGAACATCAGGAAAGGAGATGTATTTGCCAGATGGGGTGGAGAAGAGTTTTGTATTCTACTTTCTCAAACCACGTTAAAAAATGCGATTGCCGTAGCAGACAAGCTCAGGCGGATTGTGGACGCCCACGATTTTGGAGAAGCAGGTCGTCAGCAATGCAGTTTTGGTGTGGCTGAATATCCCAAGAATAACCAGCAAGCGACTCTGGTTCGCCAAGCTGATGAAGCTTTATACCATGCCAAACACAATGGAAAAAATCGGGTGGCTGCATATCTGGACAACCGAAATTTTACCCTAACGCCTTGA
- a CDS encoding response regulator, with the protein MKILIVDDTKLSRAMIIKRIPDNVKNSSKIFLGTNGREAVELYKEIKPDITFLDLTMPEMDGFKALEIIRAYDPDAQVYVVTADIQAKARERIIALGAKGIEKKPIDESRIVQILATIQ; encoded by the coding sequence ATGAAAATTTTGATTGTTGATGATACTAAATTATCACGAGCTATGATTATAAAACGCATCCCTGACAATGTGAAAAACAGTTCAAAAATTTTCCTGGGAACGAACGGTCGGGAAGCTGTGGAATTGTACAAGGAGATCAAACCCGATATTACTTTTCTAGATTTGACCATGCCAGAAATGGATGGTTTTAAAGCCCTTGAAATTATCCGCGCCTATGATCCGGATGCTCAAGTCTATGTTGTCACAGCCGATATCCAGGCTAAAGCCAGGGAACGGATTATAGCTCTAGGCGCAAAGGGCATTGAAAAAAAACCCATAGATGAAAGCCGTATAGTACAAATCCTTGCTACTATTCAATGA
- the tnpA gene encoding IS200/IS605 family transposase: MSRFQKLSHSLWHCHYHIVWVPKYRYRVLGGKIAGEVNRCIRSFSDRMGCKIVELNVQVDHVHLLVMIPPKVKISDYVGTIKGRIRVFNKFRHLKNKPYWGNKFWARGYCVDTVGLDFDMIRKYVKYQEQKEKRAEQMDLFNN; encoded by the coding sequence ATGAGCCGATTTCAAAAGCTATCACATAGCTTATGGCATTGCCACTATCATATTGTCTGGGTACCTAAATACCGGTACAGGGTATTGGGTGGCAAAATTGCTGGAGAGGTGAACCGTTGTATAAGGTCATTTTCAGACCGAATGGGTTGCAAAATTGTTGAGCTGAACGTTCAGGTTGATCATGTCCATCTATTGGTGATGATTCCACCAAAGGTCAAGATTTCCGATTATGTAGGAACAATTAAAGGAAGAATAAGGGTGTTTAACAAATTTCGACATTTGAAGAACAAACCCTATTGGGGTAACAAATTTTGGGCGCGGGGATACTGCGTAGACACGGTCGGTTTGGACTTTGATATGATTCGAAAATATGTGAAGTATCAGGAACAAAAAGAGAAAAGAGCTGAACAGATGGATCTCTTTAATAACTAA